One Candidatus Thermodiscus eudorianus DNA segment encodes these proteins:
- a CDS encoding phosphatidylethanolamine N-methyltransferase family protein, giving the protein MIVYAAMVLGLVLIIYGVVLNIVAGRTLRLYGHRGRVPRFTPPDRLVDRGIYSCMRHPAQLGLMMVGVGLGLASGTLPGILASAIPVAGGLLFILQVEEPEARRLLGPSYHEYEERVPALRLTVGCLVKGWRD; this is encoded by the coding sequence GTGATCGTCTACGCTGCAATGGTCCTCGGACTCGTCTTGATAATATACGGTGTTGTATTGAATATTGTTGCTGGTAGAACCCTCAGGCTCTATGGGCACAGGGGGAGGGTCCCTCGCTTCACCCCGCCCGACAGGCTGGTGGACAGAGGCATATACTCGTGCATGCGCCACCCGGCACAGCTGGGCCTCATGATGGTTGGGGTGGGACTCGGCCTCGCCTCAGGGACCCTCCCAGGCATACTCGCGAGCGCCATACCAGTGGCCGGCGGCCTCCTCTTCATATTGCAGGTGGAGGAGCCGGAGGCCCGGAGGCTCCTCGGGCCCAGCTACCATGAGTATGAGGAGAGGGTTCCAGCCCTCCGGTTGACGGTTGGATGCCTTGTGAAGGGCTGGAGGGATTGA